The following coding sequences lie in one Fusibacter sp. A1 genomic window:
- a CDS encoding AAA family ATPase has protein sequence MITFFRGKAATGKSTMAKYIANQHDIAVLDKDSVFDKLLNEGVDWETANNTTYDRLVQDIQWHHDNNIPAIVDIGLSHTPFFEGFLKKMSLSADKVRLFLFTCSDDLVWESRILARIENPEGPNQCIWSTVSAHEHYAKYDIYPLEGENIIDSVVEKEEIYLRVMRTLRL, from the coding sequence ATGATAACATTTTTTAGAGGCAAAGCAGCTACAGGGAAATCAACAATGGCGAAATACATTGCAAATCAACACGACATAGCAGTTTTGGACAAGGACAGTGTCTTTGACAAACTCCTGAATGAAGGTGTTGACTGGGAAACTGCGAATAACACTACCTATGACCGTTTGGTTCAGGACATTCAGTGGCATCATGATAACAATATCCCTGCAATCGTTGATATAGGCCTTTCGCATACGCCATTCTTTGAAGGCTTCTTAAAGAAAATGTCCCTTTCAGCTGACAAAGTTCGCTTGTTCCTTTTCACATGCAGTGATGATTTGGTTTGGGAAAGCAGGATTCTGGCGAGAATCGAAAATCCGGAAGGTCCGAACCAGTGTATTTGGTCTACTGTGAGTGCACATGAACATTATGCCAAATATGATATTTATCCGCTTGAAGGTGAAAACATCATTGACAGCGTGGTGGAAAAAGAAGAGATTTACTTAAGGGTAATGAGAACATTGCGTCTTTAG
- a CDS encoding YafY family protein yields the protein MKKSERLNGLVFALKERGRLSAKALSDIFEVSERTIYRDIDALSQLKVPITAYEGTGGGYDIDQAYFMPSIKLTEHESIMLLMLLKLGDEINFPDLKGDYTLLKSKINNTLDDVDLERIHDFLDKVSFYVSNVIPKNYDKGIMSGIIDAFLQAKEIAFTYYHPAKDEYSKRRVAPNDLHFDGGAWYVSGYCYLRNEKRIFRLDRIYGVEILEVANTFYDKRLTSIDDKYRSVVYTFEIESRLYRLL from the coding sequence ATGAAAAAATCAGAACGTCTCAACGGTCTTGTTTTTGCCTTGAAGGAAAGAGGGCGACTTTCTGCCAAAGCCTTATCAGATATATTTGAAGTAAGTGAACGTACCATCTACAGAGATATCGATGCCTTAAGTCAGCTTAAGGTGCCCATAACCGCTTATGAAGGAACAGGCGGCGGATACGATATAGATCAAGCCTATTTCATGCCCAGCATTAAACTAACTGAGCATGAATCTATTATGCTATTGATGCTCTTGAAACTTGGAGATGAAATCAATTTTCCGGATTTGAAAGGGGACTATACACTTTTGAAATCCAAGATCAATAACACCCTTGATGATGTCGACCTTGAACGTATCCATGATTTTTTAGATAAAGTGAGTTTTTATGTATCAAATGTCATCCCCAAAAACTATGATAAGGGCATCATGTCAGGTATTATTGACGCATTCTTGCAGGCAAAAGAAATAGCCTTCACGTATTATCACCCCGCTAAAGATGAATATAGCAAACGTAGAGTAGCGCCAAACGATCTTCATTTTGACGGTGGCGCCTGGTATGTGTCAGGATACTGCTATTTAAGAAATGAAAAGAGAATATTTCGTTTAGATAGAATCTATGGTGTTGAAATCCTTGAGGTTGCTAATACCTTTTATGACAAAAGACTGACGAGCATTGATGATAAGTATAGATCAGTAGTCTATACCTTTGAAATAGAATCCCGATTGTACAGGCTACTTTAA
- a CDS encoding MmcQ/YjbR family DNA-binding protein: MEYMDAVKYCLSKIGAKEEYIFSNKIQTFTVGSKQFCRVYEVLGMKGFVLKSDPELNIVLRQMYKGILLPDNLDNLRWNVVLLDADVPDDEIRFLIDQSYDMMFHSLTRKIQKELIGE, translated from the coding sequence ATGGAATATATGGATGCTGTAAAATACTGTCTAAGTAAAATTGGAGCTAAAGAGGAGTATATTTTTAGCAATAAGATTCAAACATTTACTGTTGGTAGCAAACAGTTTTGTAGAGTCTATGAAGTATTGGGTATGAAAGGATTTGTGCTTAAATCAGACCCTGAACTCAATATTGTATTAAGACAAATGTATAAAGGAATACTGCTGCCAGATAACTTGGATAACCTTCGATGGAATGTCGTTTTACTTGATGCAGATGTTCCTGATGATGAAATTAGATTTTTAATTGATCAGTCCTATGACATGATGTTTCACTCACTCACTAGAAAAATTCAAAAGGAATTAATTGGGGAATAA
- a CDS encoding HD domain-containing protein — protein sequence MVQNLKFQSNEISVKRLNRILAMLFQEISALEDEDRDLPLRWSMMHMYSTSQMIKILALKRNLDPEIAGIIAALHDYGVVKTKRKENHAKNAKVHVVKFIERYNEKARKGLSLITEDELETILLAITEHSNKDVVSDNEYVELMKDLDSFDRYLHGIPTTREHGKRIENVVNDLKFNEFMTQNYTLSM from the coding sequence ATGGTACAAAATTTAAAGTTTCAGTCAAATGAAATTAGTGTTAAGCGACTTAACAGAATTCTAGCAATGCTTTTTCAAGAAATTTCAGCATTAGAAGATGAAGATAGAGATCTGCCACTGAGATGGAGTATGATGCATATGTACAGCACATCTCAAATGATAAAAATCTTGGCATTAAAACGAAATTTGGATCCAGAAATAGCTGGAATAATTGCAGCACTGCATGATTATGGAGTTGTTAAAACCAAGCGGAAAGAGAATCATGCAAAGAATGCCAAAGTACATGTTGTCAAATTCATAGAAAGATACAATGAGAAAGCAAGAAAAGGACTTTCTTTAATCACAGAGGATGAATTGGAAACCATACTGCTGGCGATTACCGAGCATAGTAATAAAGACGTAGTATCAGATAATGAGTATGTCGAACTAATGAAAGATTTGGATTCATTTGATAGATATTTACATGGTATCCCGACGACTAGGGAGCATGGAAAACGGATAGAGAATGTGGTAAATGACCTTAAATTTAATGAGTTTATGACGCAAAACTACACACTGAGTATGTAA
- a CDS encoding DUF2441 domain-containing protein — protein MSKRYYHVVTERPMALNQVIVFDSEHQNGVANLVKRVNELKENPSMSPADLAPFDQVLLDNMGHWINVANRATMLEKVRKENFSDYPSRMACLYVSESLEEAEKWADFFIEVGRETFQIVALENTGNSFTGDAHNCWYECLSEKEAVQRALHYWKVLKNDKNETPVLETIIDGQIRVVEVIKDFKKG, from the coding sequence ATGAGTAAGAGATATTACCACGTTGTTACAGAAAGGCCAATGGCTCTAAATCAAGTGATTGTCTTTGATTCTGAACACCAGAATGGTGTTGCCAATCTAGTAAAAAGGGTGAATGAACTAAAAGAAAACCCGTCGATGTCACCGGCTGATTTAGCGCCCTTTGACCAAGTTTTGCTTGATAATATGGGGCACTGGATCAATGTAGCAAACAGAGCAACTATGCTTGAAAAGGTGAGAAAAGAAAACTTTAGCGATTATCCATCAAGAATGGCTTGCCTCTATGTTTCTGAGAGCCTAGAAGAAGCTGAGAAATGGGCTGATTTTTTTATAGAGGTTGGTCGAGAAACTTTTCAGATTGTTGCTCTTGAAAACACAGGGAATAGTTTTACCGGGGATGCACATAATTGCTGGTATGAATGTCTAAGTGAAAAAGAGGCAGTGCAACGTGCTTTACACTACTGGAAGGTACTAAAGAATGATAAGAATGAAACACCAGTCTTAGAAACAATCATCGATGGTCAAATTCGAGTGGTAGAAGTGATTAAGGATTTTAAGAAGGGATAA
- a CDS encoding sensor histidine kinase produces MNSSEKDKLRSKLMGLGENSIRKNYYTELLEKTKALQKNNLKLEQEIQKRMVAEEKLNRLNEQLEVRIKERTSELQTSNKQLLESLNHLELAMDVLIAEEKNRAMSKMLMGLSHEINTPLGNAIMTTSFQATLIRDYAKSSSFPPGFWSQLLESNELIRRNLEQNKHLVDDMQTLFEDDSVEDSITFDVVSHIKKVLRTLEHSTQSHNIRVVLHTIQDVIVVNGLPSVFSRIVTHLVEDTVLHAFKGETLDPTITISLLSGEDEIQLYYKDNGIGIPASEIDKIFDPFYTMKKGKKRSGLGLFAIKQLITTQLHGQIKIDSNPNEGIQFIITIPNK; encoded by the coding sequence ATGAATTCATCAGAGAAAGACAAACTTAGAAGTAAACTCATGGGTCTTGGTGAAAATTCAATTCGTAAGAATTACTATACTGAGTTGTTAGAAAAAACCAAAGCGCTGCAAAAGAATAACCTTAAACTTGAGCAAGAAATTCAAAAGAGAATGGTAGCAGAAGAAAAACTCAATCGATTAAATGAGCAACTTGAAGTTAGAATCAAGGAGCGAACATCTGAGTTGCAAACCTCAAACAAGCAATTATTAGAGTCTCTCAATCATTTAGAATTAGCAATGGATGTGTTAATTGCCGAAGAAAAAAATCGAGCTATGTCCAAAATGTTAATGGGACTCTCTCATGAAATTAATACACCACTAGGTAACGCAATTATGACTACCAGTTTTCAAGCGACGTTAATCAGGGATTATGCAAAAAGTTCGTCCTTCCCACCCGGGTTTTGGAGTCAACTATTAGAATCCAATGAACTGATTAGAAGAAATTTAGAGCAAAATAAACACCTTGTAGATGATATGCAAACCCTCTTTGAAGATGACTCTGTGGAAGACTCGATCACTTTCGATGTCGTTTCACACATAAAAAAAGTACTTAGAACACTTGAACACTCCACTCAAAGTCATAACATTCGTGTTGTATTACACACTATACAAGATGTTATCGTTGTCAATGGACTACCAAGCGTCTTTTCTAGAATTGTCACTCACTTAGTTGAGGACACCGTGTTACACGCATTTAAAGGAGAAACATTAGATCCAACAATCACCATAAGTCTATTATCTGGGGAAGATGAGATACAACTCTACTATAAGGATAATGGCATTGGCATTCCAGCATCGGAAATAGACAAGATCTTTGATCCATTTTATACGATGAAGAAAGGTAAAAAAAGAAGTGGATTAGGACTATTTGCGATCAAACAATTAATCACCACTCAACTTCATGGTCAAATTAAAATCGATAGCAATCCTAATGAAGGTATTCAGTTCATCATTACTATTCCAAATAAATAA
- a CDS encoding GNAT family N-acetyltransferase, whose product MMNTKRLTIRPFTLQDKEFLYELNNDKEVNRYRSSDSATMNYCIDSINDWIERFGDGLLNVNLMEITASKEPVGLIGIFKSGPDSKAELGYRMMPRFWGQGYCKEAASALIIQYFTATDEIEIFAETHPENTNSIRFLENNRFVEEIHHLKDRGSIFITSKESWL is encoded by the coding sequence ATGATGAATACGAAAAGACTCACAATTAGGCCGTTTACTTTACAAGATAAAGAATTTTTATATGAACTGAATAATGACAAAGAGGTCAATCGATACAGATCAAGTGACAGCGCGACAATGAATTACTGCATTGATTCAATTAACGATTGGATCGAAAGATTTGGTGATGGTCTGTTGAATGTCAATCTTATGGAGATAACCGCTTCAAAAGAACCAGTTGGACTTATTGGTATATTTAAGAGTGGTCCAGACAGCAAAGCAGAACTTGGATACAGAATGATGCCGAGGTTTTGGGGACAGGGATACTGTAAAGAAGCAGCAAGTGCCCTGATCATTCAGTACTTTACTGCTACTGACGAAATTGAAATCTTTGCTGAGACACACCCCGAGAATACCAATTCAATTAGATTTCTTGAGAATAATAGGTTTGTAGAAGAAATACATCACCTAAAAGATAGAGGCAGCATATTCATCACATCGAAAGAATCCTGGTTATAA
- a CDS encoding helix-turn-helix domain-containing protein, whose amino-acid sequence MDLKKASQALSKVDISIDESTFNLKVLWFRVMKKEGDWAIERHSHASFEFHYVMSGDSVVATDDGDFRVKENQMYITAPGVYHAQTSGSASNYIEYSLNCSIIVKPSDQSEELQIMNALSAVKCQPIDGIERIKSCFDSALSEAVHRPLGYHMMIKSLVKQIILETVRKVASTQDLQIDIPVKSSTDTMAEIDRYISTHRHECVRLSSLQKYLHLSTRHINRIVWRERDMSVKDYLTKSKVDQAKELLSITSDPVTQISDLLGFSSVYYFSQYFKTHTKLSPSDYRKMSENDKKRLK is encoded by the coding sequence ATGGACCTAAAAAAAGCTTCTCAGGCATTATCAAAAGTCGATATCAGCATAGATGAATCTACCTTCAACCTGAAAGTGCTTTGGTTCAGAGTCATGAAGAAAGAAGGCGACTGGGCAATAGAGAGACATTCGCACGCCTCGTTTGAATTTCATTATGTGATGAGTGGCGATTCTGTGGTCGCTACTGACGATGGAGACTTTAGGGTTAAAGAAAACCAAATGTATATCACAGCCCCTGGTGTCTACCATGCCCAAACGTCAGGTAGTGCCAGTAATTATATCGAGTATTCCCTCAACTGTTCAATTATTGTAAAGCCTTCAGATCAAAGTGAGGAACTACAGATTATGAATGCCTTAAGCGCAGTAAAGTGTCAGCCCATAGACGGCATAGAGAGAATCAAAAGCTGTTTTGACAGTGCCTTGTCAGAAGCTGTTCATAGGCCCTTGGGGTATCATATGATGATAAAGTCTCTGGTTAAGCAGATCATACTTGAAACGGTTAGAAAAGTAGCCAGCACTCAAGACCTTCAAATCGACATACCGGTAAAAAGTTCTACGGATACCATGGCTGAAATAGACAGGTACATCAGCACCCACAGGCACGAATGCGTAAGGCTCAGCAGCCTTCAAAAATACCTGCACCTGAGCACCAGGCACATCAACCGAATTGTCTGGCGGGAAAGGGACATGAGTGTTAAGGATTATCTGACTAAATCCAAAGTCGACCAGGCCAAGGAACTGCTTTCAATCACCAGCGACCCGGTTACGCAGATTTCAGATTTGCTTGGCTTTTCATCCGTTTATTACTTTAGCCAGTATTTTAAAACGCATACTAAGTTGAGCCCAAGTGATTACAGAAAAATGTCCGAAAATGATAAAAAAAGGCTTAAATAG
- a CDS encoding MBL fold metallo-hydrolase — protein sequence MKRIMIEENMIAYQHSGETEKNFGYNIYAFLDGQEALILDTAYSKHLTEVIKDLSQRNIKITAVLPSHYHPDHFEGIRMLEDVRIYGTQESLKTIEAFELTKEEYEIYAPTHILKDKEILTFGEHRFEFQLVKGHSECSMFILINDKYLHIGDT from the coding sequence ATGAAAAGAATAATGATTGAAGAAAACATGATAGCATACCAACATTCAGGTGAAACGGAGAAAAATTTCGGTTATAACATCTATGCCTTTTTAGATGGGCAAGAAGCACTTATTCTGGATACAGCCTACTCAAAACACTTGACTGAAGTAATAAAGGATCTTAGTCAAAGAAACATAAAAATCACAGCCGTTTTACCCTCGCATTACCACCCGGACCATTTTGAAGGGATCAGAATGTTAGAGGATGTGCGGATATATGGTACTCAGGAAAGCTTGAAAACAATAGAGGCTTTTGAATTGACAAAAGAAGAGTATGAAATTTACGCGCCAACACACATCCTAAAAGACAAAGAGATCTTAACTTTCGGTGAGCATAGGTTTGAGTTTCAACTGGTTAAAGGGCATTCGGAATGTTCTATGTTCATCTTGATAAACGACAAGTATTTACATATTGGCGATACTTAA
- a CDS encoding Fic family protein gives MGYVPPFTISDRIINLIADIMEVVTKLTLTEVEGINPRLRRDNRIRTIHASLAIENNSLSLDQVTSIINGKRIIGPGQDIKEVMNAFEAYELLLDFDPYDMTSMLKAHKILMNELTKESGKFRSGGVGIFAGEKLVHMAPPASLVPEQVSDLIDWVKDTEVHPLIKSCVFHYEFEFIHPFADGNGRMGRMWQTLILYRWKKIFGWLPVESLIKERQQEYYDVLGECDKAADSGEFIEFMLEAILDTLTEISLTEQVGEQVTEQVKKLLDVIGSESLSSKELMELVGIKHRPTFRENYLLPAIELGYIVMTIPDKPNSSKQRYRKIR, from the coding sequence ATGGGCTATGTACCACCGTTTACAATCAGTGATCGTATAATTAATTTGATTGCAGATATCATGGAGGTAGTTACAAAATTAACTTTGACTGAAGTAGAAGGCATTAATCCAAGGTTAAGAAGGGATAATCGAATAAGGACAATCCATGCTTCCTTAGCAATTGAAAATAATTCTTTATCTCTTGATCAAGTAACATCAATAATCAACGGTAAAAGAATAATTGGTCCAGGACAAGATATTAAGGAAGTTATGAACGCTTTTGAAGCGTATGAGCTTTTGCTTGATTTCGATCCATATGACATGACATCCATGCTGAAAGCTCATAAGATTTTGATGAATGAGCTCACAAAAGAATCAGGTAAGTTTAGATCAGGTGGTGTAGGAATTTTTGCTGGAGAGAAGCTAGTGCATATGGCTCCACCAGCATCTTTAGTTCCTGAGCAAGTTTCGGATTTGATTGATTGGGTGAAGGATACCGAAGTTCATCCATTGATTAAAAGCTGTGTATTTCATTATGAGTTTGAATTTATACACCCATTTGCTGATGGCAATGGTAGGATGGGAAGAATGTGGCAAACTCTAATTTTGTATAGATGGAAAAAAATATTTGGTTGGTTACCAGTAGAATCCTTGATTAAAGAAAGGCAACAGGAGTACTACGATGTGTTAGGAGAGTGTGATAAAGCTGCGGATTCAGGGGAATTTATTGAGTTTATGTTAGAAGCTATTTTAGATACGCTTACAGAGATAAGTTTGACCGAACAAGTTGGCGAACAAGTCACCGAACAAGTCAAAAAGTTACTAGATGTGATTGGTTCAGAGTCTCTATCTAGCAAGGAGTTGATGGAACTAGTCGGAATAAAACATAGACCTACATTTAGGGAAAATTATTTGCTTCCGGCGATTGAACTTGGTTACATTGTAATGACCATACCTGACAAACCCAATAGTAGCAAGCAAAGATATCGTAAAATCAGGTAA
- a CDS encoding WecB/TagA/CpsF family glycosyltransferase, whose amino-acid sequence MKKRSILGVSFSDHTMAETITYLDWVLNKEKAQPFHIITANPEIVMQVNRDNEFKKIAEASDLIVADGIGIVWGSFILGRRIKNRIMGIDLLTELFGLCEQKKHSVYLLGASEETNQTLYEQIRKEYPNLKIAGRRNGYFDVDEDDEIVSQIRESDVDFLVMAMGSPRAHKWFKKNRDKLNIKMTIDVGGGFDALTGAVKRAPAFVQKMNIEWLYRRLQDPSRKERQKDLYRFAFEVVKERVWIGYRPRKSS is encoded by the coding sequence TTGAAGAAGAGAAGCATATTGGGTGTTTCATTTTCTGATCACACGATGGCTGAAACAATAACGTATTTAGACTGGGTACTCAATAAAGAAAAAGCACAGCCGTTTCACATCATTACTGCTAATCCAGAGATTGTTATGCAGGTTAACAGGGATAATGAGTTCAAGAAGATAGCAGAAGCCTCAGATTTGATCGTTGCAGATGGTATTGGAATAGTGTGGGGTTCTTTCATACTAGGAAGAAGGATTAAAAACAGAATCATGGGGATTGATTTATTGACGGAACTATTTGGTTTGTGTGAGCAAAAAAAACATTCGGTGTATCTGTTAGGTGCAAGTGAGGAAACAAACCAAACGTTGTATGAACAAATCAGAAAAGAGTATCCGAACTTAAAAATTGCAGGTAGAAGAAACGGTTACTTTGATGTAGATGAGGATGATGAAATTGTAAGCCAAATAAGGGAATCGGATGTTGATTTTCTAGTAATGGCCATGGGGTCACCACGTGCACATAAGTGGTTCAAGAAAAACCGGGATAAGCTAAATATAAAAATGACGATCGATGTCGGTGGTGGATTTGATGCTTTAACAGGAGCGGTCAAAAGAGCGCCGGCATTTGTTCAAAAGATGAATATTGAATGGTTATATAGAAGACTCCAAGACCCTAGCAGAAAAGAGAGGCAAAAGGATCTTTATCGATTTGCATTTGAAGTTGTCAAAGAAAGAGTTTGGATAGGCTACCGTCCTAGGAAATCAAGTTAA
- a CDS encoding leucine-rich repeat domain-containing protein, with the protein MSFYYKMVPGNTYCITGYTGNDVHVKVPTNIEVTILSDDIFKGHTEIESVDIPDTVTQLGGFVFDGCTGLKRIVLPAGLTDMWQYAMTRTSIEEIEIPGSVKAIVPFTFNQSKALKKVVFNEGTLRIDAWAFKDCTSLTDVYLSSSLTTISDKAFEGCNHVTLHYLDKDGK; encoded by the coding sequence ATGTCTTTTTACTATAAAATGGTTCCAGGTAACACCTACTGCATTACAGGATACACAGGAAATGACGTTCACGTGAAAGTGCCAACTAACATTGAGGTTACGATTTTAAGTGATGATATTTTTAAAGGACATACTGAAATTGAGTCGGTTGATATTCCTGATACCGTCACTCAACTTGGAGGTTTTGTTTTTGATGGTTGTACAGGTTTAAAAAGAATTGTACTCCCAGCAGGCTTAACGGATATGTGGCAATATGCCATGACCAGAACATCGATTGAGGAAATTGAGATTCCCGGTAGCGTTAAGGCCATTGTCCCCTTTACATTCAATCAGTCAAAGGCTTTGAAGAAGGTTGTCTTTAACGAAGGAACCCTGCGCATTGATGCGTGGGCGTTTAAGGATTGCACCTCGCTAACCGATGTCTATCTTTCTTCTTCGCTGACTACAATAAGCGACAAGGCTTTTGAAGGCTGTAATCATGTAACACTTCACTACCTGGATAAAGACGGTAAATAA
- a CDS encoding GNAT family N-acetyltransferase, producing MNKIVFSTIEQLALEQIPKGIATLLADDEPDRFDELLEYTEKWVSGEVKGDKLTVLHVEKGSVVGIVRFWCTPHVNDKWYLEGLQVHEAKRNSGIATKISELGMEALKKEGIKEIFVNISDKNLSSIRVHEKCGFTRLAQTAVNSFGTLMKAYGNYKALL from the coding sequence ATGAATAAAATCGTGTTTTCAACTATAGAGCAACTGGCATTAGAACAGATACCAAAAGGGATTGCGACTCTACTTGCAGATGATGAGCCTGATCGATTTGATGAGTTACTGGAATACACAGAAAAGTGGGTGAGTGGTGAAGTCAAAGGTGATAAACTTACCGTGCTGCACGTTGAGAAGGGTTCTGTTGTAGGAATTGTTCGATTCTGGTGCACTCCCCATGTGAATGACAAATGGTACCTAGAAGGACTTCAAGTACACGAAGCCAAAAGGAATAGCGGGATCGCTACAAAAATCAGTGAACTTGGCATGGAAGCACTAAAGAAGGAAGGGATAAAGGAAATCTTTGTGAATATCTCAGATAAGAATTTATCCTCAATACGTGTGCATGAGAAGTGCGGTTTTACTAGATTAGCTCAAACTGCAGTCAATTCATTTGGAACACTGATGAAAGCTTATGGAAATTATAAAGCACTGCTGTGA
- a CDS encoding ADP-ribosylglycohydrolase family protein, whose product MPNYPKLPDFETLGNLIRDYSTLKVEEGAQGVAEILSGLDESLIKCLEKLKNLEGSKALALEEPNSLEEIRKLRPHGPRRMPQKLSKVEFLDKLKGGFYSRLAGCTLGAPVEFWSVDDMKNWADYCAEPFPPVDYWSKTKHPNEIRYTKGDFVEYTKENLDKVPVDDDIAYTLLGLMVMEKYGLDFTTEDVAEAWKVYLPMAYTAELITLDHLKEGISVHEACEKDNPYSQWIGADIRIDSYGYVTPGNPEKAAELAYRDAILSHRRNGVYGAMFFAAAIAAAFVSEDTIDAIEIGLTEIPQNCLLAQDIKWALQVREQVKDYKDARSLVDQRFEGMSHAHTNNNACLTIFGLHIGGSDIGKVIAETVAMGMDNDCTAATAGSIAGIVYGVKNLGEHWYLPFNDTIDTYLNGINEFKISDVLERYIRLAQRASEFEW is encoded by the coding sequence ATGCCGAACTATCCTAAACTACCGGATTTTGAGACACTTGGTAACTTGATTAGAGACTATTCGACTTTAAAAGTAGAGGAAGGTGCACAAGGCGTAGCTGAGATTTTAAGTGGGCTTGATGAATCACTTATCAAGTGCTTGGAAAAACTTAAAAATCTTGAAGGCTCTAAAGCGTTAGCACTAGAAGAACCGAATAGTCTAGAAGAAATTAGAAAACTAAGACCACACGGTCCAAGACGTATGCCTCAAAAGCTAAGCAAAGTTGAGTTTTTGGACAAGTTGAAGGGTGGATTCTATTCAAGGCTTGCAGGCTGTACACTGGGTGCGCCAGTGGAGTTTTGGTCGGTGGATGACATGAAAAACTGGGCGGACTACTGCGCAGAACCTTTTCCGCCAGTGGATTATTGGAGCAAAACCAAACACCCAAATGAAATAAGATACACCAAAGGCGATTTTGTTGAATACACCAAGGAAAATTTAGATAAGGTCCCAGTCGATGATGATATCGCCTACACCTTGTTGGGGTTAATGGTGATGGAAAAGTACGGTTTAGACTTTACAACGGAAGATGTGGCTGAAGCCTGGAAAGTGTATTTACCCATGGCTTATACGGCCGAACTGATTACCTTAGACCATCTTAAAGAAGGAATATCTGTTCACGAGGCTTGCGAAAAGGATAATCCTTATTCTCAGTGGATCGGCGCAGATATTAGAATCGATTCTTATGGCTATGTCACACCTGGCAATCCTGAAAAGGCGGCAGAACTTGCCTATAGGGATGCTATTTTAAGCCATCGCAGAAACGGTGTTTACGGGGCTATGTTCTTTGCAGCTGCAATCGCTGCCGCTTTTGTGAGTGAAGATACAATAGACGCCATTGAAATAGGGCTGACAGAAATACCGCAAAACTGTTTACTGGCACAAGACATAAAATGGGCACTACAAGTGAGAGAACAGGTAAAGGATTATAAGGATGCCAGATCGCTTGTCGACCAACGATTTGAAGGAATGAGTCATGCACATACCAATAATAACGCATGCTTGACCATCTTCGGGCTTCATATTGGTGGCAGCGATATTGGAAAAGTAATTGCTGAAACCGTGGCGATGGGAATGGACAATGACTGTACTGCTGCAACCGCCGGCAGCATAGCGGGTATCGTATATGGTGTTAAGAATCTTGGGGAGCACTGGTACCTACCCTTTAACGATACGATTGACACCTACCTGAACGGAATAAATGAATTTAAGATTTCGGATGTCTTAGAAAGATACATTAGACTCGCACAGAGAGCATCCGAATTTGAGTGGTAG